DNA sequence from the Perca flavescens isolate YP-PL-M2 chromosome 3, PFLA_1.0, whole genome shotgun sequence genome:
GGACTAATCGGAGTGGCAGCCGTAACAGGCCTGCCGATGTGGAAGGTAACAGCCTTCATCCAGGAGAACATCATTGTCATGGAGACCCGCTGGGAGGGTTTGTGGATGAACTGCTTCAGACAAGCCAACATCAGGATGCAGTGCAAGGTGTACGATTCCCTGCTGTTCCTGCCCCCAGACCTCCAAGCTGCTAGGGGTCTGATGTGCAGCGCTGTGGCCGTGGCCACCATCGCCCTCATCGTTTCAGCCGTCGGGATGAAGTgtaccaaagtggtggaccataGGGCCCGCACCAAGCACATTGTTCTCGTGGCTGGAGGCTGTCTGTTCCTTTTGGCTTGTGTGACTACCTTAATTCCTGTATCCTGGACAGCCAATGTCATCATCAGGGATTTCTACAACCCTCTGCTGATCGATGCCCAGCGCAGGGAGCTTGGGGAGGCTCTTTACATCG
Encoded proteins:
- the LOC114552652 gene encoding claudin-8, which encodes MASYTPYSGYGKATPSYAGSYYDEKQAKTYADYQESVYDEQKKIEKKERRDAIYCEVIALIIGFVGLIGVAAVTGLPMWKVTAFIQENIIVMETRWEGLWMNCFRQANIRMQCKVYDSLLFLPPDLQAARGLMCSAVAVATIALIVSAVGMKCTKVVDHRARTKHIVLVAGGCLFLLACVTTLIPVSWTANVIIRDFYNPLLIDAQRRELGEALYIGWVTSALLFTAGVILLCRHAPRTQDPEERVIYNPNGNIYQPGYAYQPQTYTYQPAYSYQPAYSAPPPGSVAYTPTHY